One genomic segment of Vibrio sp. SCSIO 43136 includes these proteins:
- a CDS encoding flagellin — protein MAVTVSTNVSAMTAQRYLNKSTDELNTSMERLSSGHRINSAKDDAAGLQISNRLTAQSRGLDVAMRNANDGISIAQTAEGAMNEATNVLQRLRDLAIQSANGANSDADRRAINEEAVALQDEINRIAETTSFGGRRLLNGSFGDAAFQIGANSGEAMVMALTSIRADEPRMGGTTFQAVNAKDKDWGVQAGSNQLTLDFTTKDGEVISLDIQAKVGDDIEELATYINGQSDRINASVTEDGRLQVFMAEPHLEGDLTIGGSLATDLDLSNASAQYTTVQDVDLTTVGGSQNAISVVDSALKYIDSQRADLGAKQNRLSHSINNLANVQENVDASNSRIKDTDWAKETTAMTKSQILQQAGTSILAQAKQLPNSAMQLLG, from the coding sequence ATGGCTGTAACTGTAAGCACAAACGTTTCCGCAATGACGGCACAACGTTACTTAAACAAATCGACGGATGAGCTGAATACATCGATGGAACGCTTGTCTTCAGGTCACCGAATCAATAGCGCAAAAGACGATGCTGCAGGTCTTCAGATCTCCAACCGTCTAACGGCTCAGTCCCGTGGCTTGGATGTAGCAATGCGAAATGCCAATGATGGTATCTCGATTGCTCAAACAGCAGAAGGTGCGATGAACGAAGCGACGAACGTACTTCAACGTCTTCGTGACCTGGCCATCCAATCTGCTAACGGTGCTAACTCAGACGCTGACCGCCGCGCAATCAATGAAGAAGCGGTTGCGCTTCAAGATGAGATCAACCGTATCGCTGAGACAACCTCTTTTGGTGGTCGTCGACTGTTGAACGGCTCATTTGGTGACGCAGCATTCCAGATCGGTGCTAACTCTGGTGAAGCTATGGTAATGGCATTAACCAGTATCCGTGCTGACGAACCTCGCATGGGAGGTACTACCTTCCAAGCCGTTAATGCTAAAGACAAAGACTGGGGTGTTCAGGCGGGTTCAAATCAGCTGACTTTAGACTTTACTACTAAAGATGGCGAAGTCATTAGCCTTGATATTCAAGCTAAGGTGGGCGACGACATTGAAGAACTTGCGACTTACATTAATGGTCAGTCAGATCGCATTAACGCATCCGTGACTGAGGATGGCCGCCTGCAAGTGTTTATGGCAGAACCTCACCTAGAGGGTGACCTAACCATTGGTGGTTCTTTGGCGACAGATCTGGACTTGAGCAATGCATCTGCACAATACACCACTGTTCAAGATGTTGATTTGACCACAGTGGGTGGTTCACAGAATGCTATCAGTGTTGTCGACTCAGCTCTGAAATACATCGATAGCCAACGAGCTGACTTAGGTGCAAAACAAAACCGCCTAAGCCACAGTATTAATAACTTGGCTAACGTACAGGAAAACGTAGACGCTTCAAACAGTCGTATCAAAGATACCGACTGGGCGAAAGAGACTACAGCGATGACTAAATCGCAGATTTTGCAACAGGCAGGTACGTCAATACTTGCCCAAGCAAAACAGTTGCCAAACTCGGCAATGCAGTTACTAGGGTAA
- the flgL gene encoding flagellar hook-associated protein FlgL: MTNRISSFHHYQSVQNDLRRQENKIHHNQAQLASGKKLQTAADNPLAAHYVQSIRQQTEETDQFLNSIVLIRNRLEHQEVMINSAESHTDKAKRSVMEMINGALSAEDRAANARVLEEMSTNLLHLVNAQDESGNYVFAGTKPKNQPFFKDHNNDVTYVGDTYQRMMKISNGLEIPVNDPGNKVFMEIRNPMGDYDPSYNLQEASELLVERATNTDLNDNSTYRVTFVEMPDGSRGYQLEKDGSVVDADVYNPATGIQYGQQSFQFKGRITAGDQISFEPKRTFDMFDSLNKAIEYSKASVADSSATAELHQVVAELHNAFVHLNKVRTDLGARMGTLDIQEQQHEDFKISMAKSKSNFEDLDYAEAVIEFNENSMALQASQQAFGKVKDLTLFNYI; encoded by the coding sequence ATTACCAATCGAATCTCTAGTTTTCACCACTATCAGTCAGTGCAAAACGATCTGAGACGTCAAGAGAACAAAATTCATCACAACCAGGCTCAGCTTGCGTCAGGTAAAAAGTTGCAAACGGCGGCGGATAACCCGCTAGCGGCGCACTATGTTCAGAGTATCAGACAGCAAACAGAAGAAACCGATCAGTTCTTGAACTCGATTGTGTTGATTCGAAATCGTCTCGAGCACCAAGAAGTGATGATCAATAGTGCTGAATCGCATACCGACAAAGCGAAACGCTCGGTAATGGAGATGATCAATGGTGCGTTGTCTGCCGAAGATCGTGCAGCAAACGCTCGTGTACTTGAAGAGATGTCGACCAACTTGCTTCACTTGGTAAATGCCCAAGATGAGTCAGGTAACTATGTATTTGCTGGAACTAAGCCCAAAAATCAGCCGTTTTTTAAAGATCACAACAATGATGTGACTTACGTCGGTGATACCTATCAGCGAATGATGAAGATTTCCAATGGGTTGGAAATTCCAGTCAACGATCCTGGCAATAAAGTTTTTATGGAAATTAGAAACCCAATGGGGGACTACGATCCAAGTTATAACTTACAAGAAGCTTCTGAATTGCTAGTTGAGCGCGCAACCAATACCGATCTCAACGACAACTCAACCTATCGAGTTACTTTTGTAGAGATGCCAGATGGCTCAAGAGGCTACCAATTAGAGAAAGATGGCAGTGTCGTTGACGCAGATGTATATAACCCTGCCACTGGTATTCAATATGGTCAGCAAAGCTTCCAGTTCAAAGGGCGCATAACTGCTGGAGATCAGATCTCTTTTGAGCCTAAGCGTACCTTTGACATGTTTGATAGCTTAAACAAAGCGATTGAGTATTCAAAAGCGTCGGTGGCAGATTCTTCAGCAACAGCTGAGTTACACCAAGTGGTTGCCGAGCTACACAATGCTTTTGTCCACTTGAACAAAGTCAGAACTGACCTCGGTGCGAGGATGGGCACGCTCGATATCCAAGAGCAGCAGCATGAAGATTTCAAGATTTCAATGGCGAAATCAAAAAGTAATTTTGAAGATCTCGATTACGCAGAAGCGGTGATTGAGTTCAACGAAAACTCTATGGCGCTTCAAGCTTCGCAGCAAGCTTTTGGCAAAGTAAAAGATTTAACTCTATTTAACTACATCTAA
- the flgK gene encoding flagellar hook-associated protein FlgK has protein sequence MSSDLLNVGTQSVLTAQRQLNTTGHNISNVNTEGYSRQSVLQGTNAPKQFGGQTYGMGVHVENVRRSWDQFAVKELNLTTTELYNKKDKELSLDNLTNMLSSVASRKIPENINEWFDTLKTLSDSPNDVGARKVLLEKSQLITQNLNHFHEVVRKEKDNINQKLHHAVERMNSIAVELRDINRLMMRTPGPHNDLMDKQEMLVNELSQFTKVTVTTRSNNEGFNIHIGNGDTLVSGTEASELRLVKGSPDPQQLQLAMVEGKGLKALSNRDINGQLGSFFETRDEILPSVMSELGRIAVSMSIRVNELQSQGLDLYGNVGQKMFTDLNDPDIASSRIVAKTGSKIDMSVEIDDLSQLKGGEYSVRYDGSSYIITKPGGETQTVSKSVFNNGFMIDGLRIDVKEPPEEGERFLIRPTENSAAEIKVVMTDPTTIAAQSYQSSYTNVTGSAEFNVLKAGNLKEFQVVISPAGDQFAVLNMDGQVVKQPAAYPPTGTVVVDGTEFELGAGAKANDKFAANLVPSEGDNGNLLKMQNILTDKTLDDGNTTMLGVYQNLNTEVGLQSATAIRKADIATIENEAAKERISSISGVNLDEEAANMMKFQQAYMASSRIMQTANDTFNTILQLR, from the coding sequence ATGTCATCGGATCTACTTAATGTAGGTACACAAAGTGTCTTGACAGCGCAGCGGCAACTAAATACCACTGGTCACAACATTTCAAATGTGAACACCGAGGGTTATAGCCGTCAATCTGTGCTGCAAGGGACAAATGCCCCAAAACAATTTGGTGGCCAGACCTATGGCATGGGCGTACATGTGGAAAATGTTCGCCGCTCCTGGGATCAGTTTGCCGTCAAAGAGCTCAATTTAACAACTACAGAGCTATACAACAAAAAAGACAAAGAGCTGAGTTTAGACAACTTAACCAACATGCTCTCGTCGGTGGCCTCACGCAAAATTCCAGAAAATATCAACGAATGGTTCGATACGCTTAAGACCCTGTCGGACTCGCCTAATGATGTTGGTGCGAGGAAGGTGTTGCTTGAGAAATCTCAATTGATCACCCAAAACCTCAACCATTTCCATGAAGTGGTGCGCAAAGAAAAAGACAACATCAATCAGAAGCTCCATCACGCCGTAGAACGTATGAACTCCATAGCGGTTGAGCTGCGCGATATTAACCGTCTGATGATGCGTACCCCAGGCCCGCATAATGACTTGATGGATAAACAAGAAATGCTGGTGAATGAGCTTTCTCAATTTACCAAAGTGACCGTTACCACTCGAAGCAATAATGAAGGGTTCAATATACATATCGGCAATGGCGATACTTTAGTTTCGGGTACTGAAGCCAGTGAACTAAGACTGGTAAAAGGGTCCCCCGATCCACAACAGTTGCAACTAGCAATGGTGGAAGGTAAAGGACTTAAAGCACTGAGTAACCGAGATATAAACGGCCAGCTTGGCTCGTTCTTTGAAACTCGAGATGAGATTTTGCCATCAGTAATGAGCGAGCTGGGGCGCATTGCCGTGTCCATGTCGATTCGTGTCAATGAGCTACAGTCCCAAGGTCTAGATCTATACGGTAACGTCGGTCAGAAAATGTTTACCGATCTTAATGACCCGGACATCGCCAGCTCACGAATCGTGGCTAAAACTGGGTCGAAAATCGACATGTCAGTAGAAATTGATGACTTATCCCAGCTTAAAGGGGGTGAGTACTCGGTGAGATACGATGGCTCGTCTTACATCATAACTAAGCCAGGCGGTGAAACTCAGACGGTATCCAAAAGCGTATTTAATAATGGCTTTATGATTGATGGCTTGAGAATTGACGTTAAAGAACCACCAGAAGAAGGTGAGCGTTTCTTAATCCGACCAACAGAAAATTCAGCGGCTGAAATTAAAGTTGTGATGACTGACCCAACCACGATTGCGGCTCAAAGCTATCAAAGCTCATACACTAATGTAACGGGTTCTGCGGAATTTAATGTCTTGAAGGCAGGTAATCTGAAAGAGTTCCAAGTCGTGATTTCTCCGGCAGGCGATCAGTTTGCGGTACTCAACATGGATGGCCAAGTTGTGAAACAGCCAGCCGCTTATCCGCCAACTGGGACTGTGGTTGTCGATGGCACTGAGTTTGAACTTGGAGCGGGTGCAAAAGCGAACGATAAGTTTGCGGCAAACCTTGTCCCTTCAGAAGGTGATAACGGCAACTTGCTAAAAATGCAGAACATCCTCACGGATAAAACCTTAGATGATGGCAACACTACCATGTTGGGTGTGTATCAAAATCTAAATACAGAAGTTGGCCTTCAGTCTGCGACGGCGATCCGAAAAGCCGACATTGCTACGATAGAAAATGAAGCGGCTAAGGAACGAATCTCATCAATATCTGGGGTTAACCTTGATGAAGAAGCGGCCAACATGATGAAGTTCCAACAAGCTTATATGGCATCGTCACGCATCATGCAGACGGCGAACGATACCTTTAACACCATTTTACAACTGAGATAG
- the flgJ gene encoding flagellar assembly peptidoglycan hydrolase FlgJ, translated as MVNNPNDIGFIHDISSLDKLRKDAVSGDKDEKAALTAAARQFESIFTTMLFKSMRDANSHFESDMMKSQNQDFYRQMLDEQMSSELSSSGSLGLADMIVAQLSAGAGEDQSELASRSATLDTINRVPVNKPIARTERVDVNEPSRFESPQHFVESLKPYADKAAKALGVDSSVLLAQAALETGWGKKTVQNAAANSNNLFNIKADRRWQGDRISTQTLEYYGNTPVNEKAAFRSYGSYQESFDDYVRFLNENPRYQTALQHNGNTEEFIRGIHKAGYATDPTYADKILRVKAQVDDMVK; from the coding sequence ATGGTTAATAACCCTAACGATATCGGATTTATTCACGACATCAGTAGCTTAGATAAACTGAGAAAAGATGCGGTAAGCGGTGACAAAGATGAAAAGGCGGCGTTGACGGCGGCGGCAAGGCAGTTTGAGTCTATCTTTACCACCATGCTTTTTAAGTCGATGCGCGATGCGAACTCGCATTTCGAATCAGACATGATGAAAAGCCAGAATCAGGACTTTTATCGCCAGATGCTTGATGAGCAAATGTCGAGTGAGCTAAGTTCTTCAGGTTCTCTTGGCCTGGCTGACATGATTGTTGCTCAGCTTTCTGCAGGTGCTGGGGAAGACCAATCTGAACTCGCTTCACGTTCAGCAACCCTAGATACGATTAATCGTGTTCCAGTGAATAAGCCAATCGCTCGAACTGAGCGAGTAGATGTTAATGAACCCTCTCGCTTTGAATCTCCACAGCATTTTGTTGAGTCGCTTAAACCGTACGCAGACAAAGCAGCGAAAGCACTGGGTGTGGACTCTTCGGTACTACTTGCTCAAGCTGCTCTTGAAACTGGCTGGGGTAAGAAAACGGTTCAAAATGCTGCGGCAAACAGTAATAACTTATTTAACATCAAAGCTGACCGACGCTGGCAAGGCGATCGCATTTCTACTCAAACGTTAGAGTATTATGGTAATACGCCAGTGAACGAAAAAGCGGCCTTCCGCTCTTACGGCTCTTACCAAGAAAGCTTTGATGATTACGTACGTTTCCTAAATGAAAACCCACGTTACCAAACAGCGCTCCAACATAATGGTAATACCGAAGAATTTATCCGAGGCATCCACAAGGCCGGTTACGCAACTGACCCAACCTATGCCGATAAGATTCTAAGGGTTAAGGCGCAAGTTGATGATATGGTAAAATAA